Genomic DNA from Stigmatopora nigra isolate UIUO_SnigA chromosome 17, RoL_Snig_1.1, whole genome shotgun sequence:
AATTTTAGAAGAACTCACCGGGTGTGTGGTCTTGCGAGACCCTGAGAGAATAAAGAGTTGCAGCAAATCCAGATCCGTAAGAGAAAACGCCGATTCTCTGACCAGCCAATTGTGAAGAAGTGTGCCtgcaaaatttcaaaaaaattaGCCCGAAACAAAGGCAAGATGGCGGCTATTTATGAGACACCTACTGCGCAATGACGGATGCCAAACAGCCGTAGACGGAGGGCGTGTACATGTTGCCGTTCTGATTGGATATGAGCAAGGAAAGCTTGGTCTTTCTCTCAAACAAGTCGGTACTGGCTTTCATGAAGGCTTTTTCCACGTCTCGGTCAAAGTAGGTTTCCTCTGGCTTGACGTCTCTGTTGGGAGAATGTCAATTGCCTTGAGAAGATTGGACGCTTATActctatttgtttatttttgctatCCATTTACCTGAACGCTTCGAGACCACTGAAGGGCCCCGATTGGGTGTTTGGGCACGGGTGGTTCAGGAAGTCATTCATCATCAATCTAGCCAGAGACTTTTGCACCAGCTTGCAGTAGGGCGAGTGGAAAACCAGAAAACCAAAGTCTTCCAAGGAAAAGCGCTTCTCTGAATCTTCtgttatggagaaaaaaacatcaaatcaacatttctgaggtttaaaaataaaaacagatttgAAATCCAACCTCTTTGCCACTGAGCGTGGATCTTGTTTCGGTAGAGCGAGTAACAACGGTCCAAGGCACTCAGGTAGCACTCGATGGACAGCTTGCCGTCCACCACTGGATACTCGGACATGAGGTCGGGTTTGTAGAAGTCATACGCGTGTTGCATGTGGGTTCCTCGCAGCCCTGCAGAAGACAAAAGACAAATTGTTGAGCTGGTTTCCCTGggaaatcctatttttttgaGACGGATACCAGCAGATCTTACCTCGTTCAAAAGCCAAAGGAGCGTTGGGCCCAATGAGCATGGCCACGGCACCGGCACCCCCCGTAGGTCTGGCGCTTCCCGTGGCGTATACGGCAATGTCCCCCGCTACCACTAAAGCGTAGCGTCCTACACGGAAGACAAGAACAAAATAAGCATTTGTCATCACGTCAGAAGCCCCGGCCACGTTCAAAAAAATACTCGCCATCCCACGAGCTGGACTCCACCCAGTTGACGGCGTTGAAGAGCGCCGCCGTCCCGCCGTAACACGCATTGGTGGTGTCGATGCCTTCGACGTCGGTGTTGCCCGAGTCCTCGAAGAGTTGCATGAGGACCGTTTTCACCGACTTGGATTTATCGATGATGCTCTCTGTTCCCACTTCTAAGCGACCAATGGAATCGCAGGAGAGGCCGTTCCTCTCCATCAGTTGTTGGACCACCGTCAGACAGAGGGAGTTGATGTCCTCGCAGTCCGAGCAGAAGCCCATGCGGGCTTGACCCAGGCCTATGGTGTATTTGCCAGACGCGACTCCGTCGAATTCTTCTAGCTCGGCTTGGTCTACGTACTGGGATGGAAAGTATAATTCCATGGCGATGATACCCACATCTTTGGGCCATGGGCCCAAGCAGTTGGTAGAGGCAGAACCAGGCATGCTGTatgggaaataaaataaaaagataggaaataaataaataaataaatacataaataaataaatgacagtgttgcagaaatatatatgtatgcatatacatacacagataagcacatatatacacgtttaCCATAGTTCCTAAAGTTAGGGATCATCCTAGAAAATATAACTTGAACTTTacgtaaaaaaatggcaacattgAGGGTTGTCCAAACTCTCCATAGAAAATATATTGGAGAACCAAAGCTAACCTAATGTGCTACAAGTTCATTACAAGACGATGTCAATGACTTGTTAAAGTTTATCGACATTTTTTGGAAGGCAATGATAAAAAGCTAGACAACGACAGGCTTTTGTTGACTGACCCAAACGAAATGAGGAAGAAAAGTAGGTGAAAGGCCGACAGAGTTTGCCGAAAGGTAAGCTAGGTCATCACGGTAGTGCTGACATCCGTAACTCTTTCGTAATTCCTTCTGTGAATATGGTCACATGAGGCTAGTTTAAATGTCAAGACACACGTGCCAAATGTGACAATGgaggttattgttattttaattttgataaACTCATCAATAATGAGTGTATTCCGCCGAAAGAAGGAAGTTTTCTAACCGGACAAAATAGCTTGCCCGACATGCTGTTGAGCTAGCTCACGTCGGTCttgtgacatttaaaaaaatatatataaaataaaaaaaataaaaattacaattaataatAACACAATTGAGTTATAGTCGTATGATGTAAAAATCAGGACATAGGGTAAATGAAAGCATAGCATACATGTTATAAACAACAATTCAAACGATCAATATTCATGGTAcacgttgaaaaaaaataagtcataccTGTTTAAGTGAAACGCCAGGAGTGGAATTTTGTCTGTACTCTTTGATAATAATGTAGCACCTTTCAAGTTGCAGTAGCTCAGACACAAGCGTATTTATGTACTAGGATGACATGGAAGCGTAACCTATGCCAACACATAAGAATATTTGACCAATCAAATGACAGGATACAATTGTCATGTGCGGTGCTAGCAAGCGCGCTGACTCGCCAGCCAATCAGAAACTAAGAACGGCAACCGTGCGTCAGAGGCGTAAGAGTTGTCCAATAGAATGACGTGTACGATGTCTGGTGAGAGTGAACGACCAATCAGAGGATCGGCGTAACTCCTGGCGCGGTAAGAAGCTCTAATGTCACCAGTCCAATGTTCGTGTATGAGTTCACAACGAATACTACTCTTGTAAAACTTATCAAATGTATAGAAATACTTCACGGAGGACAAATAGAAGACTATAAAAGTGCAAGAGAAAcgaaatatgtttatttttttactaaaaagaaTTAAAGTAGTAAcccaagaaaaaatatataaatgtaacaacaacaatttatttatttttaaatatagaacCATATTTAATATGAACTCTTTTACACCCATTTACAGTAGTAACAGGTCACTAATACATTTTGAATGAGATGGCTGGAAATAAAAAACACTCAGCCTTCTCAATTTGACTTTCTTTGGTTGAAATACTTCCCAAAGTAGTATCAACAATTTCATAAGACAGTAGAAATACTGACTGTCAAATCACATTCATGACGTCAAACATCATAAAACAGCAGCACCAATGTTCTCATTGTGCAAAGATAAAACGACAATTTGCGAACCTAAATAAAAATCTGTAAGTGTTCAGTCATGTTGAACAGAGAACATGTTTCAAAAGATGTAAACATTCAAATTCATCACTTACTTGGGTTGTCTTCAATTGAAGTTCTTACACGTTAACCATAAACGAACAAATACCTTGAATGCATTCCGATGGTGTTCAGGAAGACAGTCTTTTAACACGTAGATCGGTCTACGATGAGGAACAGTGTTAGAAATAGTGGAAAAGACGCTCCAGCCATGTTGTTGAAGCTCAAAAATTCGAGATATTAACTATGACTGGCTATTTTTCTCCCAAAGAGACAACAGCAGTCTGCCAGTATGTGCATCCAActcctaaaaacagaaaaagacattcaaGAATTGAAAATGGTtgtcaagaaaaacacaaaacagatATACAACCtacagcaggggtagggaacctatggctcggaagccacatgtggctctttgctaacctgtgagctaaaatatggaaaccccTGGTGGCAGAACTGAGGTACTACAACTAAAACTgctttaatattcttttttttttttttgcagtagactcttctggaatgcatcctctcattgattagcaatagcataagaatatttttaaaaattcatcttgaaaaattaaaaaaaatgccaaaacttACCTGTCCGTCTTTGCTTATTTGGACTTTGTTGTTGTAGTCCAGTGGGTTAGTGATGTGTTGAATACAATGGAAGGATAAATTTGCTTTGCAGAGCCACTCCACGCTAAAAAAGCTTGGGAATGTCTGAAAACCTGCCTCGTGGGATCTGTTGTGACTGATCGTCGATGACATTCGAGCGTATCcctggtggaaaaaaacaaactattctAACCAACAAGAACTTCCAATCGTCTATGTGTAGGTAGgaaaaaataaggaataaaaaAGATGTACCTGGAAGTGTCCAGAGCCACAAACAGAAAAGAAGAGGATGACTTCACCTTCCTGGAAGGCCTTAGTCAGTTTGCTTTCGTTAGCTGGTGTGCTAAACCAGATAGCTTTCTGCTGGGAGACGTCAATGTGGCTCTGGTTGTTGCTTTTGAGGACAAAGTAACGGACCGATGAAAGTCGCCGTTGGGCTAACGTGCTTTTTGTGCAATGCTGGGAAaatcattgcaaaaaaatgtcaatcccACCACATATTAGTTTGcaataaaacactttaaaaacaaagtttGGGGATACCCTTTCTGAGCTTCCAGATGGACTGCTCCCACTTGCGGATGAAGCCAAGTCGGCGTCCAATTTCTCCCTCAGATGTCTCGGGCTCGGTGCCGGGTTGTTGCTCATTTGCATTCTTCTCGGTTGGTTTGACACGGCTGGAGTCCTGAAAAAAGGGGGACAAAAGTTTTTTGGTAAGGCCTggatttgtacatttttcatcaaaaccTCCAATGAAGATTAGCAGTGGTTTGTTACCTACCAGGACGCCCTTGAAGCGCCTTCAGAGTTGTGGAAAGGCAATGGACGCTGGCCTATTCCTGCGGGCTGCTTCAAACCTGCTTCGGTCTCTTCTTTTGTAAGAACCTAATGGAGCAAAGTTGGAAATATGTCCTTCTGTCATATGtttgtgtcaaaaaaaatgaatccaaatgTACAGCACAAAAGGTAAGAACATCTCTGAAATCATCCAAAGGAGCAAAAGTACAAGAAAACAACTATAGGTTGTAGCTCAATTTAATCTAGACTATCAGATTCAGTCAAGTGAGTTGATGATGGAATTTCAAGCTGTCTTATCTGAAATTCCACACAAGTTTGTCATATTTGAGATGATTGACAGACTTACAGAAACCAAGGTGCTAAGAGTAGCCTTGTCTTGTTTGGTCCAGGGTTTGGTAGGACAGCCGATTCTCCCGATGAATAGACTATGCCACTTGCTTCTCAGGTCAAACATCAATTCTGCAGACTGCGAAAGAGAGAGGACATTCCAAACTTATTAAACTATACTTAGTTCAAAAGCGTACACATTTGCCTAGATAAGTTGACAAATATTGTCAAAAGTTTCCGAACCTCGCCGCCCGTCTGGAAGACGAGCCAATTGTCAATTCGCATCTCAGTCGAGTCTTCTGATTCGCTGTCGCTCGTGTCGTCCTCTAAAATGGCGGAAGGACAGAATGACAATCGTCAgaattgaatgacattttaatatttcttaatacattccttttgacttgactttttactctaatgatgagtgatgagtatgttaatactttagtcctttttttctgtttatgtttcatatgtactgttaacggatgcacttttttatatgtatcctatcttatgctgaccccgcccatctgtcaatttttttaagtcaatgtctTAAGTCTTATTTTATGGATGGCTTTGGGTCAGATAGAAGAGATAAAAGACCTTGTTGTAGAGCCATCTTGGGCGGGTCCGAAGCAAA
This window encodes:
- the hmgcs1 gene encoding hydroxymethylglutaryl-CoA synthase, cytoplasmic, with the translated sequence MPGSASTNCLGPWPKDVGIIAMELYFPSQYVDQAELEEFDGVASGKYTIGLGQARMGFCSDCEDINSLCLTVVQQLMERNGLSCDSIGRLEVGTESIIDKSKSVKTVLMQLFEDSGNTDVEGIDTTNACYGGTAALFNAVNWVESSSWDGRYALVVAGDIAVYATGSARPTGGAGAVAMLIGPNAPLAFERGLRGTHMQHAYDFYKPDLMSEYPVVDGKLSIECYLSALDRCYSLYRNKIHAQWQREDSEKRFSLEDFGFLVFHSPYCKLVQKSLARLMMNDFLNHPCPNTQSGPFSGLEAFRDVKPEETYFDRDVEKAFMKASTDLFERKTKLSLLISNQNGNMYTPSVYGCLASVIAQHTSSQLAGQRIGVFSYGSGFAATLYSLRVSQDHTPGSALDKLITSMSDLKDRLESRKKVSPAVFSENMKLREETHHLASYVPRGCVDDLFPGTWYLTRVDEKHRREYARTPLDKELPSEPERIRAAENIPSPAKKMPRIPLANSNSDAGVGN